Genomic segment of Pangasianodon hypophthalmus isolate fPanHyp1 chromosome 22, fPanHyp1.pri, whole genome shotgun sequence:
ctaacacacccatttgctcactatggacaatttagagatgccaatcagcctataatgcatgtctttggactgcgGGAGAAAACTAGACtacctggagaaaacccccgaagcatgggggagaacatgcaaacttcGGGCATATGGGACGGgggcgggaatcgaacccccaaccgaagcaaatgtgctaaccactaagccaccgtgtcCCCCTGGTCaaattccattttaaaatttttttttatttatttttgaagtgAACAGAAGTAAGCACAACCACTAGCACTAACCACTAGTGTAACTATTTTGTAATTCTAAAATGAACATTACTGTTATTGTAGagactttttgttcttttttgggTGGGGGGCTCTCTTTTGCTCAGGACTGTTGGTGCTGTCCCAAACCATTTCACAGAGCAGAATAGAAGCCTATGAAAGGGGCAAAGTTTACATGATATTACTAATCCCTCTCGGAGGGGGTTCCTAGGCATGCTCAGAAGAGGTGGAGCCCATCCAAAGTGGGAGGGCCACGAGGAATGAGGCTATAAATACATGTCGAGCCACGGAGGCTGCAGCTCTTCAGCACAGCTGGGTTTCACTGGAACACCACAGAAGGCACCTCTGCACATTTCACCAACTAACTGTAAGAACTTTTCCCCTCTTAGCCTTTGttgatttctcttttttgtgcttcttttcttttcccttccTTTTATTTGCTCagctattttaaaataacaaaaaacaagtaCAATGAACAATGGCATAAAGAGATCTTTGTACGTATCTACAGTGAGGATTGTATTTGCTAATTTCCGGTTTATAATAGATACAATAAGGAAAGGTGGGGAGATGGACGGATTTTGTGCTTAAGTAAATATTGACATGCATGACACGTTTGCAATGTCAGTGTAGCAGGATTAGTAACGAAGGATGTagttttgaggggaaaaaaacttgcTAATGATAAAAGGCAATGGTCTTGGTGATGACAAACTATGACACTGGATTATGTTTAGGTTTGgagctttaaaaaatatttttaaaaaacattcaaagGGAAAACAGGGACAGAAAGTCCAGTTGAGCTGAAATTAGGTATTCTGCATCGTTATCCTAATTTGTAAGTGTCTGTTAATGTCGACCTGGCTGCTGAAAAAGCATGGCCACCAGATTTCAGATTGCCCAAGTAGCTATGAGCAGGCATTTGTTAGGGTTACCAGTCAATAATTGTCACAAAACCTGATTAATAGGTGCCTCTAAGAACCCACTAAAAATGATGCCTTGTCACTCACACTGGCCACTAAGCGCTCTATTAAACCTTTTTCATGTAGTCAAGCATATCTCGTGTAAAATAAGGTGTACAGTGAAAATTTTTTCATTGGCTTTATTTCATTGATTCATTGGCTAATGccacaaaaatgcaaaacaaacttTTCCTAGGACTTTTGCTTCAAAACTGTGGTGTCAAATTACTCATAAGTGCCTGCCCATCAATGactataaaaacatgtttatatttgtaaagAATTTTGCCACCACCTGCGAATGAATCATAGCGAGGCAGAGCTTACTTTAGTCAAACAGCTACAAcacatgaaatattaaatggattcacacaaaaCCTGAAAGGCATATTCAGGACTAGATTCTGAGGCTTGCTAAGGAAATACCCTAGCAAATAACAATGATACCATAGCAACTACCTAGCAACAGCCTAacaaccacctggaatatcactgtaaccacctagcaacaccccaGCAACCAACAAATGACTAATCTCACTAATACTGGAATTTTGCCTCAGGTTATCTCAAAGAACCGGGACTATTTATACATAGACATATAAATACAGACCTTGGATTTCTTTGCACAACACCCACACAATCAACATTCCTGTTAACGTACATGGCATATCCCAcgttcataaatatttattgtattggtAGCTTTTTCACTGCAACTACCTCAGCTCGATGTTGCGCAGTATTGCATTGCACAtacaactgcacatatctgcactttattccactTACAGTTCATACTTTTGCtgccatctatcttttatattatatatttatactgtatatatatatatgtatatattttttacttgtTATGTCACCGGACAgtcgtaaaaagcatttcattgCACATCGTACTGtacatggttgtgtgtgtgaccaataataTTTGATTCAATTTGATATCACCTGTCTgagaaaagtttttaaatgacGTATCTTGCTATGTTACAGAAAGAACATTTGCCTCCCTTAACGGATTAAGACAGGACCTCTTTCCTGACATCCAATATGAGTGGTGTGGCAGAATGGATTCTGGAGAATAAGGACAAGATTGAAAAGGGAGTGGAGATCCTAGGCCAAGGCTGTGAGATCCTGGCAAACACTGTAGGCCAGTTCCATCCCGTCCTGGAGGCAGTTTTTATGGTCTCAGCTGAGCTCCTCAGCAACCCAGAGGGCAAAGAGGCTAAGTATCTTGCTGAACAGTTTGAAAGTGTCAACCAGAAGTTGGAAAAGGTCCAGggtgagattaaaaaaacagaactggCGCTGCAGCGATCATCGTTGAACCTCCAGAACTTTAAGTTCTACACACAGATAATCAACCagtatgaaatgtttaaatatattttcacagcCAAACCCAAGTTTAAGAAGTTGAAGATAGACGAGTTCCTCCTCTACTTTGAGGAATATGAGGGAGACAAGAACCTTGATTGCTTGTACGATGCCATCACTAAAGAGAACACCTCTGGACATGCAATGCTGGACACGATACTGATCACCGAGCAGCGGAGCAGGAGGGCAGTGGAGGAATTCTGTTCTTGCCTGAAGAAGGTGTTTGTGGTTGGGATCATAGCATTGATGGGCTACACTGCATTAAAGGAAGGGACTGTTGGAGAGGATATGGTGAAGAAATGGCAAGAACGCATGGAGGACGTGGAGAAGCGCATGAAGGCGGCAGTGGATGAATGTGTGAACAACTTCGCTGAGCAAGCCGAGATTGACATAGATCAGAAGCTCAAGGAGAAGCAGAGCAGTGTCGATCCTGAGTTTACTGAATTCCTACTGGATGCCCTTGTCAAGAAGTACGACTGGGTCTCGTGGTCAGTCAGGGTGTTTAAAGATGATGACAGCAAACTTGGGAGATTTCTGTTTGGCAAGCGGCACCGTGTAAATGGTGGAAATGTCAATTATTTTGAGCATTTgtgcaataataaaataaggGTTGTGGTGTCTTTCACTACAGACCCTAAACCACTCAATAAGAGCCAGATAAAGGATCAAATAGAGGAAGAGAAAGGTGATATGAAATCTGTGGCTGAGTCTCTGTGCAAGAGTCTTCCCAACTGCCATGTGCATGCTGTCAGTCGCTCTAAAAGTATGGAGGAAGCCAATAATTTCAACCCTGAgcacttttattatatttctcacAAAATAGCACACATTTGTATCCACTCAGAATAATGGAATTTTGATCAAACTAAATATATTGATGGCAGAGTCTACACTATGTGCTCAGTTGTTATAGAGGGTCAAAGCACTAAGGCTTGTTCATACattatattaatctttatacACTGTATCTATAAATAAACCCAAAGTTTAGTAAACCTTCTCCCATCTCATGACCTATTATTTCTTACACCTAACACTGGAAGCCTGGCTGGACATATAccattgtttctttttatatGTTTGGTACAGCAGGTTCATCCTCAGtgacacatttaaaatgttatttatttctagTGTAGTTATTAAGgaataatcaataaataatcagtaatcAATAATCTGTCCATCTCAGCCATTGATTACACAATTGCAACATATGATGGACTCATTTAACCACGCCCAGTCTGTTTCAAGCCCTTCTCACAAACAAAGGCATAGTGCTTTGTTTAGGTTTTCCAGATTGTAATGTGGAAGTTCAGGATGTCTCTCTGTCAGATCATAGACCAGCAGCGTTTGACTCCACATTACCGTGTTCATCCTCTAAATCACAATCCATCAGCTATTATTACCACTGTATAAACTCCGCTACTATTAGATTGTTTTCAGATGCATATTTAGCTTCTCTTATCTTCTCTCTGCAATACTGACCTCTCCTTTTCCTGCAAGAATCTGGAGGAGTTAGTTAGCATATTTAATACCACTTGTACAGATTTCCTTGACTCCACAGCTCCGCTGAGAACCAGAAAGCTAAAAGTTAAAACTCAGCTTTGGTTCACTAATGTTCAGTTCAAGCAGCAAGAGCTAATTATTTTTCAGAGTTAATCTCTAAATATTCTCATAGCCCCAAGGCCCTTTTTAGTACTATTAATACAGTTTTAAACCCGCCAGAGATTCCATACTTCGAAGAGACACTGGAAACTTGTGAGAAATTTATCAAGTTTTTTTGTTGGTATAATTAAGGCCATTGGATTCACCATTCCTTAACCAGACTATAAGCCTTCTGAATCCACTGTATGTTCCGCTTCTCTGACTCAGTTTGATTCTGTGCCACTTTTGCTGTTAACTGATATCATAACTCATATGAAGCCCACCACTTCCTCTTTGGACGCTGTTCCTTCACATCTCTTTAAAAAAGTTTGGGATGCTGTTGATCCTAGTCCTGGTTCTGACCATCATTAACTGTAGTCTCACTAGTGGATACCCAGTTGTACCTACCTCTGACACCTGGGGATATCCATTCTTCAAATACCCTCTTTGACCGCATTAAAGATGTCAAGTCATGGCTAGGAAAAACTTCCTCCAGCTAAATGAGAATAAGTCTGTTGTAGTCATTTTTGGTCCTTCTGAGAGCACTCAAATTATTGGTGACAACCTGAGGCCTTTTTCTCTAACCTATCTACCCATGCAAAAAAACCTTGGAGTCATTTTTGATTCAACCCTTAAATTCTACAAACAAATAAGCTCTGTTATAAAGGGTAGCTTTTAATACTTGAGATTTATTGCTAAATTGAAATCTCTCTTCACATTTAAGTATTTGGAGAAAGTTTTGCATGCTTTTATTACATCATGCCTCAATTATTGCAATGGGAGTTAGTCAGTCTTTGCTCTCACAACAGCAACTTGTCCAAAATGCCACCGCTAGACTTTTTACTGGTACAAAAAAAGGGACAGCATTTCACCAGTCATGTCATCTCTACCTCTATCCTTATACTTCAGGCAGGACATCTCCATCTTCTGAGAAATTACTGCTAACCGTCCCACGTTCACGATTAAAACAAAAGGGTGATCGTGCATTCTCGGGAGCTGACCCTAGACTGTGGATTTAGTGGATTGGGTTCTCTTTGTCTACTTTTAGGACTTTAGGTCATATTTATGCAGATGTATAGAAAATTCTAAAGAGTTCACAAAATTTCAAGCACCATTGTATTGTAACACTCATTTGCATCTGTTAACAGTTTTACTACTTTCACTATGCCTATTGTAGCATGGTGGGTCAATAAACCCCCTGAGAAGTGCATACATTTCATCATTGTATTTGAGCCAAACGGCTTCAAGGCATATCCCACCAAAGCACgccccctaaaaaaaaaaaaaattgagcatTTCTCAGATATGAGTCACTCCCCTAGCCTGCCCATATAGCGCAGTGGTAAGGACGCTATCTCCAGCCTGAGGTTACACGAAACACATAGCAGCACCATTAGCAAGGGACCAGGTACAAACATTAGAGCAGGTAAGATACTTAGCTTGGgccaattttctttttttcctgtttactgTATGTCTGATGCAATTTTGGGCTGATGTTGTTGTTTGATCTGGTTGAGAGAGTCATTGTTTGggttgttttcattttaagctAATCAGTTTACCTTGACAATGGGCAGGGCTTCAGTACTAGATACAGTCTCTATATTGTGTATATCTGActatttacataaatgtattgCAAGGGTTTATTTTGGCtatggacaattttttttttgaatgtctGGCTCATAATAAAACAGTAGATACAAGAGCTCAGCTAATGGTTCTGGTTTGGGATTAACAGAGGCAGATTTACAGCCTGTGATTCACAGCTGAATGACAATTTGTCTTATGTGAATATGAAATTAAACTATGCTTTATATACACTTCAAGAAACTGACAACTTGCTTCCAGTAGCCTATAGGATGCACTATTTAATTCCAGCTTATTAAAGAAAGCTATATTGGATTCCCTAATGTTTTAAGCTTAGATTTTTAACTGAAAACCACAGCAATTGTGGTCCCTGTTTAGATTTCATTGACTGTATTTAATGTTACATTACTCTCCTCAGTTATTTAAAAACGATTGGACAGCAACCTACTACATATACAGCAATGATAAtagtaactgtaaatgtaacaaaGGTAAATGTTTATGGGAAAGATAAGAAGAATAAACTAGAGAGAAAGTACCATTGGTTGTGCAGTTCATGTTTGGTTCTTTAataattttccttctttttttcagaaactaGTGACCCCTCTGCAACCATGGCAGACAAGGAGCAAATCAAAAAGACTGCAGCCATGGTGGGGGCTGCTTGGAATTCTGCATTATACCAGCGAATTATAAAGGAAAATGTCAGGACATCTGTCCATGAACTGAATCTCAAGAGAAAGTgggtcatgcagcaagacaacaacCCTAAGCACACAAGTTGTTCTTCCAAAGAATGGATAAAGaagaataatgttaatgttttggaatggccaagtcagcgTCCTGAACTTAATTCAATAGAAATGTTGTGGAAGGACCTGAAGCAAGCAGTTCATGTGTGGAAACCCACCAGCATTCcagagttgaagctgttctgtACTGAGGAATGGGCTAAAACTCATCCAAGCCGATGTGCAGAACTGATCGACAATTACCGGAAACGTTTAGCTGCAGTTATTGCTGCACAAGAGGGTCACACCAGATACTGAAAGcaaaggttcacatacttttgccactcacagatatgtaatattggatcattttcctcAATCAGAAAATtaagtataatattttttgtctcatttgtttaattgggttttCTTTGTCTACTTTTAGgacttgtgtgaaaatctgatgatgttttagGTCGTATTTATGTAGGTATATAGAAAATTCTAAAGAGTTCACAAAATTTCAAGCACCATTGTATTGTAACACTCATTTGCATCTGTTAACAGTTTTACTACTTTCACTATGCCTATTGTAGCGTGGTGGGTCAATAAACCCCCTGAGAAGTGCATACATTTCATCATTGTATTTGAGCCAAACGGCTTCAAGGCATATCCCACCAAAGCACgccccctaaaaaaaaaaaaaaaaaaaaattgagcatTTCTCAGATATGAGTCACTCCCCTAGCCTGCCCATATAGCGCAGTGGTAAGGACGCTATCTCCAGCCTGAGGTTACACGAAACACATAGCAGCACCATTAGCAAGGGACCAGGTACAAACATTAGAGCAGGTAAGATACTTAGCTTGGgccaattttctttttttcctgtttactgTATGTCTGATGTAATTTTGGGCTGATGTTGTTGTTTGATCTGGTTGAGAGAGTCATTGTTTggattgttttcattttaagctAACCAGTTTACCCTGACAATGGGCAGGGCTTCAGTACTAGATACAGTCTCTATATTGTGTATATCTGActatttacataaatgtattgCAAGGGTTTATTTTGGCtatggacaattttttttttgaatgtctGACAAATAGTAAAACAGTAGATGCTAGAGCTCAGCTAATGGTTCTGGTTTGGGATTAACAGAGGCAGATTTACAGCCTGTGATTCACAGCTGAATGACAATTTGTCTTATGTGAATATGAAATTAAACTATGCTTTATATACACTTCAAGAAACTAACAACTTGCTTCCAGTAGCCTATAGGATGCACTATTTAATTCCAGCTTATTAAAGAAAGCTATATTGGATTCCCTAATGTTTTAAGCTTAGATTTTTAACTGAAAACCACAGCAATTGTGGTCCCTGTTTAGATTTCATTGACTGTATTTAATGTTACATTACTCTCCTCAGTTATTTAAAAACGATTGGACAGCAACCTACTACATATACAGCAATGATAAtagtaactgtaaatgtaacaaaagtaaatgtttatGGGAAAGATAAGAAGAATAAACTAGAGAGAAAGTACCATTGGTTGTGCAGTTCATGTTTGGTTCTTTAATaatcttccttctttttttcagaaactaGTGACCCCTCTGCATCCATGGCAGACAAGGAGCAAATCATAAAGACTGCAGCCATGGTGGGGGCTGCTTGGAATTCTGCATTATACCAGCGAATTATAAAGGAAAATGTCAGGACATCTGTCCATGAACTGAATCTCAAGAGAAAGTgggtcatgcagcaagacaacaacCCTAAGCACACAAGTTGTTCTTCCAAAGAATGGATAAAGaagaataatgttaatgttttggaatggccaagtcagcgTCCTGAATTTAATTCAATAGAAATGTTGTGGAAGGACCTGAAGCAAGCAGTTCATGTGTGGAAACCCACCAGCATTCcagagttgaagctgttctgtACTGAGGAATGGGCTAAAACTCATCCAAGCCGACGTGCAGAACTGATCGACAATTACCGGAAACGTTTAGCTGCAGTTATTGCTGCACAAGAGGGTCACACCAGATACTGAAAGcaaaggttcacatacttttgccactcacagatatgtaatattggatcattttcctcAATCAGAAAATGaagtataatattttttgtctcatttgtttaacTGGGTTCTCTTTGTCTACTTTTAGGACTTTAGGTCATATTTATGCAGATGTATAGAAAATTCTAAAGAGTTCACAAAATTTCAAGCACCATTGTATTGTAACACTCATTTGCATCTGTTAACAGCTTTACTCCTTTCACTATGCCTATTGTAGCGTGGTGGGTCAATAAACCCCCTGAGAAGTGCATACATTTCATCATTGTATTTGAGCCAAACGGCTTCAAGGCATATCCCACCAAAGCACgccccctaaaaaaaaaaaaaaaattgagcatTTCTCAGATATGAGTCACTCCCCTAGCCTGCCCATATAGCGCAGTGGTAAGGACGCTATCTCCAGCCTGAGGTTACACGAAACACATAGCAGCACCATTAGCAAGGGACCAGGTACAAACATTAGAGCAGGTAAGATACTTAGCTTGGgccaattttctttttttcctgtttactgTATGTCTGATGCAATTTTGGGCTGATGTTGTTGTTTGATCTGGTTGAGAGAGTCATTGTTTGggttgttttcattttaagctAACCAGTTTACCCTGACAATGGGCAGGGCTTCAGTACTAGATACAGTCTCTATATTGTGTATATCTGActatttacataaatgtattgCAAGGGTTTATTTTGGCtatggacaattttttttttgaatgtctGGCTCATAATAAAACAGTAGATACAAGAGCTCAGCTAATGGTTCTGGTTTGGGATTAACAGAGGCAGATTTACAGCCTGTGATTCACAGCTGAATGACAATTTGTCTTATGTGAATATGAAATTAAACTATGCTTTATATACACTTCAAGAAACTGACAACTTGCTTCCAGTAGCCTATAGGATGCACTATTTAATTCCAGCTTATTAAAGAAAGCTATATTGGATTCCCTAATGTTTTAAGCTTAgattttttaactgaaaaccACGTAGTGGCCTCTGTTTAGGTTTTATTGACTCTATTTAATGTTACATTACTCTCctcagttatttaaaaaaaaatggacagcaatttaaattaaataactgaGGAGA
This window contains:
- the LOC113532733 gene encoding uncharacterized protein LOC113532733, with the translated sequence MSGVAEWILENKDKIEKGVEILGQGCEILANTVGQFHPVLEAVFMVSAELLSNPEGKEAKYLAEQFESVNQKLEKVQGEIKKTELALQRSSLNLQNFKFYTQIINQYEMFKYIFTAKPKFKKLKIDEFLLYFEEYEGDKNLDCLYDAITKENTSGHAMLDTILITEQRSRRAVEEFCSCLKKVFVVGIIALMGYTALKEGTVGEDMVKKWQERMEDVEKRMKAAVDECVNNFAEQAEIDIDQKLKEKQSSVDPEFTEFLLDALVKKYDWVSWSVRVFKDDDSKLGRFLFGKRHRVNGGNVNYFEHLCNNKIRVVVSFTTDPKPLNKSQIKDQIEEEKGDMKSVAESLCKSLPNCHVHAVSRSKSMEEANNFNPEHFYYISHKIAHICIHSE